From the genome of Mycobacterium sp. 050128, one region includes:
- the secA2 gene encoding accessory Sec system translocase SecA2 — translation MPKTTRTQPGRLSSRFWKLLGASTEKNRSRSLSQVTDSSEYDEKAAGLSDERLRKATGLLNLDDLADSEDISQFLAIAREAAERSTGLRPFDVQLLGALRMLDGDVIEMATGEGKTLAGAIAAAGYAIAGRHVHVVTINDYLARRDAEWMGPLIEAMGLTVGWITAESTSEERRAAYDCDVTYASVNEIGFDVLRDQLVTDVDDLVSPNPDVALIDEADSVLVDEALVPLVLAGTTHRETPRLEIIKLVGELAPDIDYDTDSDSRNVHLTDVGARKVEKALGGIDLYSEEHVVTTLTEVNVALHAHVLLQRDVHYIVRDDAVHLINASRGRIAQLQRWPDGLQAAVEAKEGIETTETGEVLDTITVQALINRYTTVCGMTGTALAAGEQLRQFYKLGVSPIPPNTPNIREDETDRVYITAAAKNDAVVEHIAQVHETGQPILVGTRDVAESEELHEQLVRRGVAAVVLNAKNDAEEAEVIAEAGKYAVVTVSTQMAGRGTDIRLGGSDEADHDRVAELGGLHVVGTGRHHTERLDNQLRGRAGRQGDPGSSVFFSSWEDDVVAANLDRNKLPEQTDEDGRIVSPKAAGLLDHAQRVAEGRMLDVHANTWRYNQLIAQQRAIIVDRRNTLLRTATAREELAELAPKRYEELSEEISEERLETICRQIMLYHLDRGWADHLAYLADIRESIHLRALGRQNPLDEFHRMAVDAFASLAADAIEAAQQTFETANVLEEEPGLDLSKLARPTSTWTYMVNDNPLSDDTLSTLSLPGVFR, via the coding sequence GTGCCAAAGACAACCCGCACCCAACCGGGCCGCCTGAGCAGCAGATTTTGGAAGCTGCTCGGCGCTAGTACGGAAAAGAACCGCTCGCGCTCGCTCTCGCAGGTCACCGACTCCTCGGAATACGACGAGAAGGCCGCCGGCCTCTCCGACGAGCGGCTGCGCAAGGCCACCGGGTTGCTCAATCTCGACGATCTCGCCGACTCCGAGGACATCTCGCAGTTCCTGGCGATCGCCCGGGAAGCCGCGGAGCGGTCAACGGGCTTGCGGCCGTTCGACGTTCAGCTGCTGGGCGCGCTGCGCATGCTCGACGGAGACGTGATCGAGATGGCGACCGGCGAGGGCAAAACACTGGCGGGTGCGATCGCGGCCGCGGGATACGCGATCGCCGGCCGGCACGTCCATGTCGTGACCATCAACGACTACCTGGCCCGCCGGGACGCGGAATGGATGGGCCCGCTGATCGAGGCGATGGGACTGACGGTGGGCTGGATCACCGCCGAGTCGACGAGCGAGGAACGCCGCGCGGCCTACGACTGCGACGTCACGTACGCCTCGGTCAACGAGATCGGCTTCGACGTCTTGCGGGATCAGCTGGTGACCGACGTCGACGACCTGGTGTCGCCGAATCCCGATGTGGCCCTTATCGATGAGGCCGATTCGGTGCTGGTCGACGAGGCGCTGGTGCCGCTGGTGCTGGCCGGCACCACGCACCGGGAAACGCCGCGGCTCGAGATCATCAAACTGGTCGGCGAGCTCGCGCCGGACATCGATTACGACACCGACTCCGACAGCCGCAACGTGCACCTCACCGACGTCGGCGCACGCAAGGTCGAAAAGGCGCTCGGCGGGATCGACCTGTACTCCGAGGAGCACGTCGTCACCACGCTCACCGAAGTGAACGTCGCGCTGCACGCCCACGTGCTGTTGCAGCGCGACGTGCATTACATCGTCCGCGACGATGCGGTGCACCTGATCAACGCCTCGCGCGGCCGCATCGCGCAACTGCAGCGCTGGCCGGACGGCCTGCAGGCCGCCGTCGAGGCGAAGGAAGGCATCGAGACCACCGAGACCGGAGAGGTGCTCGACACCATCACGGTGCAGGCGCTGATCAACCGCTACACGACGGTGTGCGGAATGACCGGGACCGCGCTGGCCGCCGGGGAGCAGCTGCGCCAGTTCTACAAGCTTGGCGTTTCACCAATTCCGCCGAATACTCCCAACATTCGCGAAGACGAGACCGACCGGGTTTACATCACCGCCGCGGCCAAGAACGACGCGGTCGTCGAGCACATCGCCCAGGTGCACGAGACCGGACAGCCGATCCTGGTCGGCACCCGCGATGTGGCCGAGTCCGAGGAGCTGCACGAGCAGCTGGTCCGCCGCGGCGTGGCGGCGGTGGTGCTCAACGCCAAGAACGACGCCGAGGAAGCCGAGGTGATCGCCGAGGCCGGGAAGTACGCCGTCGTCACGGTGTCCACCCAAATGGCCGGGCGCGGCACCGATATCCGCCTCGGCGGATCCGACGAAGCCGACCACGACCGGGTCGCGGAGCTGGGCGGGCTGCACGTGGTCGGCACCGGCCGCCATCACACCGAACGATTGGACAACCAGTTGCGCGGGCGCGCGGGCCGTCAGGGCGACCCGGGCTCGTCGGTGTTCTTCTCCAGCTGGGAGGACGACGTCGTGGCGGCCAACCTCGACCGCAACAAGTTGCCGGAGCAGACCGACGAGGACGGCCGGATCGTCAGCCCCAAGGCGGCCGGGCTGCTCGACCATGCCCAGCGGGTCGCCGAGGGCCGGATGCTGGACGTGCACGCCAATACCTGGCGCTACAACCAGCTGATCGCCCAGCAGCGCGCCATCATCGTGGACCGCCGAAACACCTTGCTGCGCACTGCAACTGCGCGCGAAGAGCTCGCCGAACTCGCCCCGAAGCGGTATGAGGAGCTGTCGGAGGAAATCTCGGAAGAACGCCTCGAGACGATCTGCCGACAGATCATGCTCTATCACCTCGACCGCGGCTGGGCCGATCACCTGGCCTATCTGGCCGACATCCGCGAGAGCATTCACCTGCGCGCGCTGGGCCGGCAGAACCCGCTCGACGAATTCCACCGCATGGCGGTCGACGCGTTCGCGTCGCTGGCCGCCGACGCGATCGAAGCGGCTCAGCAGACGTTCGAAACGGCCAACGTCCTCGAGGAGGAGCCGGGCCTGGATCTGTCCAAGCTGGCCCGACCGACGTCGACGTGGACCTACATGGTCAACGACAACCCGCTGTCCGACGACACGTTGTCCACCCTGAGCCTGCCCGGGGTATTCCGCTAG
- a CDS encoding DUF881 domain-containing protein translates to MSQDQPDGVADESRDAPTRHEDAKPGADDTAQRGRHELPARSPRPEIGAVGRTGLSGMLRSGRSRLMFGTLAVLLCLVLGVAIVTQVRQTRSGDSLDTARPADLLVLLDSLRQREGTLNGEVNELQNTLNSLQASGNTDQAAIQSAQARLAALSILVGAVGATGPGVTITIDDPGPGISPEVMLDVINELRAAGAEAIEVNGGHQSVRVGVDTWVVGTPGALTLDTKALSPPYSILAIGDPPTLAAAMNIPGGAEDSIKRVGGKMSVQQGDRIDVTTLRQPKPHQYAQPVK, encoded by the coding sequence ATGAGTCAGGATCAACCCGACGGCGTGGCCGACGAAAGTCGGGACGCGCCAACCAGACACGAGGATGCCAAGCCCGGGGCCGACGATACAGCGCAGCGTGGTCGCCACGAATTGCCCGCGCGCAGCCCGCGCCCCGAGATCGGGGCGGTAGGCCGGACCGGGTTGTCCGGGATGCTGCGGAGCGGGCGGTCGCGGCTGATGTTCGGAACGCTGGCGGTCCTGCTCTGTCTGGTGCTGGGCGTCGCGATCGTCACCCAGGTCCGCCAGACCCGGTCGGGTGACTCGCTGGACACTGCGCGCCCCGCAGACTTGCTGGTGCTGCTGGATTCGTTGCGGCAGCGCGAGGGCACGTTGAACGGCGAAGTCAACGAGCTGCAGAACACGCTGAATTCGTTGCAGGCGTCCGGCAACACCGACCAGGCCGCGATCCAAAGCGCGCAGGCCCGGCTGGCCGCGCTGTCCATCCTGGTGGGCGCCGTCGGCGCGACCGGACCCGGCGTCACCATCACGATCGATGACCCCGGTCCAGGAATATCGCCCGAAGTAATGCTCGACGTGATCAATGAGTTGCGCGCCGCCGGAGCCGAGGCGATCGAGGTCAACGGCGGCCACCAGTCGGTGCGGGTGGGTGTCGACACCTGGGTGGTCGGCACGCCCGGTGCGCTGACCCTCGACACCAAGGCGCTGTCGCCGCCGTATTCGATTCTGGCGATTGGCGATCCGCCCACGCTGGCCGCTGCGATGAACATTCCCGGGGGTGCCGAGGACAGCATCAAGCGGGTCGGCGGGAAGATGTCCGTGCAGCAGGGCGACCGCATCGACGTGACCACCTTGCGACAACCAAAACCGCACCAATACGCTCAGCCCGTCAAGTGA
- the gcvH gene encoding glycine cleavage system protein GcvH, with protein sequence MSDIPPDLHYTAEHEWVRRSGDDTVRVGITDFAQSALGDVVFVQLPDVGTEVTGGESFGEVESTKSVSDLYAPVSGKVTAVNGELEGDPQLVNSDPYGAGWLLDIQVSDGAELESAVSGLLDAEAYRGTLTE encoded by the coding sequence GTGAGCGATATCCCGCCCGATCTGCACTACACCGCCGAACATGAGTGGGTTCGCCGGAGCGGTGACGACACCGTGCGGGTCGGGATCACCGACTTCGCGCAATCGGCGCTGGGCGACGTGGTTTTCGTCCAGCTGCCCGACGTCGGCACCGAGGTGACCGGGGGCGAATCCTTCGGCGAGGTGGAATCGACGAAATCCGTGTCGGACCTCTACGCGCCGGTGTCCGGCAAGGTGACCGCCGTCAACGGCGAACTGGAAGGCGACCCGCAGCTGGTCAACTCCGACCCGTACGGTGCCGGCTGGCTGCTGGATATTCAGGTCTCGGACGGCGCTGAGTTGGAGTCCGCCGTTTCCGGGCTGCTCGATGCCGAGGCCTACCGCGGCACATTGACCGAGTGA
- a CDS encoding ABC transporter ATP-binding protein/permease produces MGPTLFKPSIDWSSALVDSLQWVAIAWAVGAVCLIVVLTAFRFFTPWGRQFWRITRGYFVGPASVRVWLLLGVLLLSVLLAVRLTVLLSYQGNDLYTSVQIAVQGTAAGDDTVKQSGIHGFYMSLLIFSVLATLYVVRFMLDIYITQRFIISWRMWLTAHLTDDWLDGKAYYRDLFIDNTIDNPDQRIQQDIDIFTTNAGGTPNNPSNGTGSTLLFGAVNAVASVISFAAILWNLSGDLTLFGFTLPRAMFWTVLVYVLIATVVAIWLGRPLIWLSFNNEKLNAAFRYALVRLRDAAEAVGFYRGERVERSQLWRRFTPIIDNYRKFVRRTIIFNGWNWSVSQAIVPLPWIIQAPRLFAGKINFGDVGQTATAFGNIHDSLSFFRNNYDAFASFRAAIIRLHGLVDANAQGRALPAVLVKPSQDKAVELAGIEVRTPAGDQLIDSLDIELDTGDTLVITGRSGAGKTTLLRSLAELWPYASGTLCRPDGDNATMFLSQLPYVPLGSLRGVVCYPNSPDHISDGELHEVLTKVALAPLIQRLDEEQDWAKVLSPGEQQRVAFARILLTKPRAVFLDEATSALDEGLEFALYQLLRSELPECVVVSVSHRNTVEQHHEQELQLLGGGRWQLGPVGEEPATV; encoded by the coding sequence TTGGGTCCCACGCTATTCAAGCCATCCATCGACTGGTCGTCGGCACTCGTGGACTCGTTGCAATGGGTCGCGATCGCCTGGGCGGTCGGCGCCGTGTGTCTGATCGTCGTGCTGACAGCATTCAGGTTCTTCACGCCCTGGGGCCGCCAGTTCTGGCGGATCACCCGCGGCTATTTCGTCGGCCCGGCCAGTGTCAGGGTGTGGCTGCTACTGGGGGTGCTGCTCCTGTCGGTGCTGCTTGCCGTGCGGCTCACCGTGCTGCTCAGTTACCAGGGCAACGACCTGTACACGTCGGTGCAGATCGCGGTCCAGGGCACGGCTGCCGGCGATGACACCGTCAAACAGTCTGGTATTCATGGCTTTTACATGTCGTTGCTGATTTTCAGCGTGTTGGCCACGCTCTACGTCGTCCGGTTCATGCTCGACATCTACATCACCCAGCGGTTCATCATCTCGTGGCGGATGTGGTTGACGGCTCACCTGACCGACGACTGGCTGGACGGCAAGGCCTATTACCGAGATCTGTTCATCGACAACACGATTGACAACCCCGACCAGCGTATCCAGCAGGACATCGACATCTTCACCACGAACGCCGGCGGCACCCCGAACAACCCGTCCAACGGGACGGGCAGCACGCTGCTGTTCGGGGCCGTGAATGCGGTCGCTTCGGTGATCTCGTTCGCCGCCATCCTGTGGAACCTGTCCGGGGACCTGACCCTTTTCGGTTTCACGTTGCCGCGGGCCATGTTCTGGACGGTGCTGGTCTATGTGCTGATCGCGACGGTCGTCGCGATTTGGCTTGGGCGCCCGCTGATTTGGCTTAGCTTCAACAACGAGAAACTCAACGCCGCCTTCCGGTATGCCTTGGTGCGGCTGCGCGACGCCGCGGAAGCGGTCGGCTTCTATCGCGGCGAGCGGGTGGAGCGCTCGCAGTTGTGGCGGCGCTTCACGCCGATCATCGACAACTATCGCAAGTTCGTCCGCCGGACCATCATCTTCAACGGCTGGAACTGGTCGGTGTCGCAGGCGATTGTCCCGCTGCCGTGGATCATTCAGGCACCGCGGTTGTTCGCCGGCAAGATCAACTTCGGCGATGTCGGTCAGACGGCAACGGCCTTCGGCAACATTCACGACTCGCTGTCGTTCTTCCGGAACAACTACGACGCGTTCGCCTCGTTCCGGGCGGCCATCATCCGGTTGCACGGATTGGTCGACGCCAATGCCCAGGGTCGCGCGCTGCCCGCGGTGCTGGTTAAACCGAGCCAGGACAAGGCGGTTGAGCTGGCCGGTATCGAGGTCCGCACGCCGGCGGGAGATCAGCTGATCGACTCGCTCGACATCGAGCTCGACACCGGCGACACGCTGGTGATCACCGGGCGGTCCGGCGCCGGCAAGACCACGCTGCTGCGCAGTCTGGCCGAATTGTGGCCGTACGCCTCGGGAACACTGTGCCGCCCGGACGGTGACAACGCGACGATGTTCCTCTCGCAGTTGCCCTACGTGCCGCTGGGCAGTCTGCGCGGCGTGGTGTGCTACCCGAACTCGCCGGATCACATCAGCGATGGCGAGCTGCACGAGGTGCTGACCAAGGTGGCGCTGGCCCCGCTGATCCAACGCCTCGACGAAGAGCAGGACTGGGCCAAGGTGCTCTCGCCGGGTGAGCAGCAGCGGGTTGCCTTCGCCCGGATTCTGCTCACCAAGCCGCGCGCCGTCTTCCTAGACGAAGCCACCTCCGCGCTCGACGAGGGGCTGGAATTCGCGCTGTATCAACTACTGCGCAGCGAACTTCCGGAGTGTGTCGTGGTCAGCGTCAGCCACCGCAACACCGTCGAGCAGCATCACGAACAAGAGCTGCAGTTGCTCGGCGGCGGCCGTTGGCAGCTCGGGCCGGTCGGCGAGGAGCCCGCGACGGTTTAG
- a CDS encoding small basic family protein has product MIGIAALVVGIVLGLVFHPAVPEVVQPYLPIAVVAALDAVFGGLRAYLERIFDPKVFVISFVFNVFVAALIVYVGDQLGVGTQLSTAIIVVLGIRIFGNAAALRRRLFGA; this is encoded by the coding sequence ATGATCGGTATCGCGGCACTTGTGGTCGGCATCGTGTTGGGCCTGGTTTTCCATCCCGCCGTGCCCGAGGTCGTCCAGCCGTATCTGCCCATCGCGGTGGTCGCCGCGCTCGACGCGGTTTTCGGCGGGCTGCGGGCCTACCTCGAGCGGATCTTCGACCCCAAAGTCTTCGTGATTTCGTTCGTGTTCAACGTCTTTGTCGCGGCGCTGATCGTTTACGTCGGCGACCAGTTGGGCGTGGGCACGCAGTTGTCCACGGCCATCATCGTCGTGCTGGGCATCCGGATCTTCGGCAATGCCGCCGCGTTGCGGCGCAGGCTGTTCGGGGCGTAA
- a CDS encoding CDP-alcohol phosphatidyltransferase family protein yields MEPVPPDRVLTVPNLLSTLRLVLIPVFIYVLLVAHANGWAVGILMFSGASDWADGKIARTLNQSSRLGVLLDPAVDRLYMVTVPVVLALSGIVPWWFVITLVARDALLAATLPLLRSRGLSALPVTYFGKAATFALMSGFPLVLLGTWDALWSRVIGACGWGFLIWGMYAYLWSFALYAVQMVLVMRRMPKVTQHAAAPIARKPGEHG; encoded by the coding sequence ATGGAGCCGGTTCCGCCAGACCGGGTGCTGACAGTGCCCAACCTGTTGAGCACGCTGCGCCTGGTGCTCATCCCGGTGTTCATCTACGTACTGTTGGTCGCCCACGCCAACGGCTGGGCGGTGGGGATCCTGATGTTCAGCGGCGCCTCCGATTGGGCCGACGGCAAGATCGCCCGCACGCTCAATCAATCGTCGCGGCTGGGTGTGCTGCTGGACCCGGCGGTCGATCGGCTCTACATGGTGACCGTTCCCGTCGTGCTGGCGCTCAGCGGCATCGTGCCGTGGTGGTTCGTCATCACCCTGGTCGCGCGTGACGCGCTGCTCGCGGCCACGCTGCCGCTGCTGCGCAGTCGCGGATTGTCCGCGCTGCCGGTGACCTACTTCGGCAAGGCCGCGACGTTCGCATTGATGTCCGGCTTCCCGCTCGTGCTGCTGGGCACCTGGGACGCGTTGTGGAGCCGGGTGATCGGCGCCTGCGGCTGGGGCTTTCTGATCTGGGGAATGTACGCCTACCTGTGGTCATTCGCCCTGTACGCGGTGCAGATGGTCCTGGTGATGCGGCGCATGCCCAAGGTCACCCAACACGCGGCAGCGCCGATCGCCCGCAAACCGGGTGAGCATGGCTGA
- a CDS encoding DUF881 domain-containing protein, with amino-acid sequence MAEPDRLLGGYDPNAGRSAHAAARPTLIPVPSLLRALLSEHLDPGYAAAAERRAAEGTPQSGRTRVFGWLWQALAAMLVATVFAAAVAQARSVEPGVRTAQQLLARSVRSIEESDTKLAQQRSMLSSKVDDVQRLALADNAEGQRLLSRLDSLSLAAASTAIIGPGLTVTVTDPGASPNLSDVSKQRVNGSRQIILDRDLQLVVNSLWASGAEAISIGGVRIGPNVTIRQAGGAILVDNNPTSSPYTILAVGPPNGMRDVFENSPGLQRLRLLEVSYGVGITVNVSDGLSLPAGSVREVKFAKQIGPK; translated from the coding sequence ATGGCTGAACCGGATCGCCTGCTCGGCGGCTACGACCCCAACGCGGGCCGTAGCGCGCACGCCGCCGCGCGCCCCACGCTGATCCCGGTGCCCTCGCTGTTGCGCGCGCTGCTCTCGGAGCATCTGGATCCCGGTTACGCCGCGGCCGCCGAACGGCGCGCCGCTGAGGGCACACCGCAGAGTGGGCGCACGCGCGTGTTCGGTTGGCTTTGGCAAGCCCTGGCGGCGATGCTTGTCGCCACGGTTTTCGCCGCCGCGGTCGCGCAAGCCCGTTCGGTCGAGCCGGGTGTGCGTACAGCTCAGCAGCTGCTGGCGCGCAGCGTGCGATCGATCGAGGAATCCGACACGAAATTGGCTCAGCAGCGCAGCATGCTGTCGAGCAAGGTCGACGACGTGCAACGGCTCGCGCTGGCCGACAATGCCGAGGGCCAGCGGCTGCTGAGCCGGCTGGACAGTCTCAGCCTGGCGGCGGCCAGCACAGCAATCATCGGTCCCGGCCTGACCGTGACAGTGACCGATCCCGGTGCCAGCCCGAACCTTTCCGACGTGTCCAAGCAGCGCGTGAACGGGAGCCGGCAAATCATCCTCGATCGCGATCTGCAACTGGTGGTCAATTCGTTGTGGGCCAGCGGCGCCGAGGCGATCTCGATCGGCGGGGTGCGCATCGGGCCGAATGTAACGATCCGTCAGGCCGGGGGAGCGATCCTGGTCGACAACAACCCCACCAGCAGCCCGTACACGATCCTCGCGGTCGGGCCGCCGAACGGGATGCGGGACGTCTTCGAGAACAGCCCCGGATTGCAGCGTCTTAGGCTGCTGGAGGTCTCCTACGGTGTCGGCATCACGGTGAACGTCTCCGACGGCCTGTCGCTGCCGGCCGGATCGGTCCGGGAAGTCAAGTTCGCCAAACAGATTGGGCCCAAGTGA
- a CDS encoding acetolactate synthase has translation MSIDAPSSQIVHAGRLIARRLKASGIDTAFTLSGGHLFSLYDGCRDEDIRLIDTRHEQTAAFAAEGWSKVTRVPGVAALTAGPGVTNGMSAMAAAQQNQSPLVVLGGRAPAQRWGMGSLQEIDHVPFVAPLARFAATAQSAQDAGRLVDEALRAAVGAPSGVGFVDFPMDHVFAVSEDDGRPGALTEPPPSQAPDGDALDRAADLLAGARRPVIMAGTNVWWGHAEAALLGLAEERRIPVLMNGMARGVVPADHPLAFSRARAKALGEADVALVVGVPMDFRLGFGKVFGPETQLVVADRAEPDRAHPRPIAAGLYGDLTGILSALSGRGGAEHEDWIAALRSAETAARDQETADLGDDRIPLHPMRVYAELAPMLDRDAIVVIDAGDFGSYAGRVIDSYQPGCWLDSGPFGCLGSGPGYALAAKLAHPERQVVLLQGDGAFGFSGMEWDTLVRHQVPVVSVIGNNGIWALEKHPMEAIYGYSVVAELRPGTRYDEVVRALGGHGELVSAPVELRPALERAFASGLPAVVNVLTDPSIAYPRRSNLA, from the coding sequence ATGAGCATCGACGCTCCGTCCAGCCAGATTGTCCATGCGGGCCGACTCATCGCCCGGCGGCTCAAAGCCAGCGGTATCGACACCGCCTTCACGTTGTCGGGCGGCCACCTGTTCTCCCTGTACGACGGCTGCCGTGACGAGGACATTCGACTCATCGACACCCGCCACGAGCAGACCGCGGCCTTCGCCGCCGAAGGTTGGTCGAAGGTGACCAGGGTGCCGGGCGTGGCCGCGCTGACCGCGGGTCCCGGTGTCACCAACGGCATGAGCGCGATGGCGGCCGCGCAGCAAAACCAGTCACCGCTGGTGGTGCTCGGCGGCCGGGCACCCGCGCAGCGCTGGGGCATGGGATCGCTGCAGGAGATCGACCACGTGCCGTTCGTGGCACCGCTGGCGCGTTTTGCGGCCACCGCGCAGTCCGCGCAAGACGCGGGCCGGCTGGTCGACGAGGCACTGCGGGCCGCCGTCGGCGCGCCGTCGGGGGTCGGATTCGTCGACTTTCCGATGGATCACGTGTTCGCGGTCTCCGAGGACGACGGCCGACCCGGCGCACTGACCGAGCCGCCCCCATCGCAAGCCCCCGACGGCGACGCGCTGGACCGCGCCGCGGACCTGCTGGCCGGCGCGCGGCGGCCGGTGATCATGGCCGGCACCAACGTGTGGTGGGGACACGCCGAGGCCGCGCTGCTTGGGCTGGCCGAGGAGCGGCGGATCCCGGTGCTGATGAACGGGATGGCCCGCGGCGTCGTGCCCGCCGATCACCCGTTGGCGTTCTCGCGGGCGCGTGCCAAAGCGCTGGGCGAAGCCGATGTCGCCCTCGTCGTCGGGGTACCGATGGATTTTCGGCTCGGCTTCGGCAAGGTGTTCGGACCGGAAACCCAGCTCGTCGTCGCGGATCGGGCCGAACCCGATCGGGCGCATCCGCGGCCGATCGCGGCGGGCCTGTACGGCGACCTGACGGGCATACTCTCGGCGCTGTCCGGGCGCGGCGGCGCCGAGCACGAAGACTGGATCGCCGCGCTGCGGTCGGCCGAGACCGCGGCCCGTGATCAGGAGACCGCCGATCTGGGCGACGACCGAATTCCGTTGCACCCGATGCGGGTGTACGCCGAACTGGCGCCGATGCTGGACCGCGACGCCATCGTGGTCATCGACGCCGGCGACTTCGGCTCCTACGCCGGCCGCGTGATCGACAGCTACCAGCCCGGCTGCTGGCTGGACAGCGGCCCGTTCGGCTGCCTCGGGTCGGGCCCCGGCTACGCCCTGGCCGCCAAACTGGCCCACCCCGAGCGTCAGGTCGTGCTGCTGCAGGGCGACGGCGCCTTCGGCTTCAGCGGCATGGAGTGGGACACCCTGGTGCGCCACCAGGTTCCGGTCGTATCGGTGATCGGCAACAACGGAATCTGGGCGCTGGAAAAGCATCCGATGGAAGCGATCTACGGCTACTCGGTGGTGGCGGAGCTGCGGCCGGGCACCCGCTACGACGAGGTGGTGCGCGCCCTGGGCGGCCACGGCGAGCTGGTCTCGGCGCCCGTCGAGCTGCGCCCCGCGCTGGAGCGCGCGTTCGCCAGCGGCCTGCCCGCGGTCGTCAACGTGCTCACCGACCCGAGCATCGCTTACCCGCGCCGATCAAACCTGGCCTGA
- a CDS encoding FAD-binding protein, whose amino-acid sequence MSTEIPATVKADTVTSWSDDVDVLVIGFGIGGGCAAVSAAAAGARVLVLERAAAAGGTTSMAGGHFYLGGGTAVQQATGHEDSAEEMYKYLVAVSREPDLEKIRAYSDGSVEHFEWLEDLGFQFERSYFPGKAVIQPNTEGLMFTGNEKVWPFLEQAVPAPRGHKVPVPGDTGGASMVIDLLLKRAANLGVQIRYETGATELIVDDSGPEARVTGVTWKRFTETGAIKAKTVIIAAGGFVMNPEMVAKYTPKLAEKPFVLGNTYDDGLGIRMGVSAGGATQHMDQIFITAPPYPPSILLTGIIVNKLGQRFVTEDCYHSRTSGFIMDQPDSAAYLIVDEAHLEHPTMPLVPLIDGWETVAEMEAALGIPEGNLAATLDRYNEFAAKGEDPDFHKQPEFLAAQDKGPWGAFDMSLGKAMYAGFTVGGLATSVDGEVRRADGTVISGLYAVGACASNIAQDGKGYASGTQLGEGSFFGRRAGTHAAQQAAGA is encoded by the coding sequence GTGAGCACCGAGATTCCAGCAACGGTCAAGGCGGACACAGTGACGTCGTGGTCGGACGACGTCGACGTGCTCGTGATCGGCTTCGGCATCGGCGGTGGCTGCGCGGCAGTGAGCGCGGCAGCCGCCGGCGCGCGGGTCCTGGTCCTCGAGCGCGCCGCTGCGGCGGGCGGCACCACATCGATGGCCGGAGGCCACTTCTACCTGGGTGGCGGGACGGCGGTCCAGCAGGCCACCGGGCATGAAGACTCCGCCGAGGAGATGTACAAGTACCTCGTCGCGGTATCTCGTGAGCCCGACCTGGAGAAGATTCGGGCATACAGCGACGGCAGTGTCGAGCACTTCGAATGGCTGGAGGATCTGGGTTTCCAGTTCGAGCGCAGCTACTTCCCGGGCAAAGCGGTGATCCAGCCCAATACCGAGGGATTGATGTTCACCGGCAACGAAAAGGTGTGGCCCTTCCTGGAGCAGGCGGTGCCGGCACCACGCGGCCACAAGGTGCCGGTGCCCGGTGACACCGGCGGTGCCAGCATGGTGATCGACCTGCTGCTCAAGCGGGCCGCAAACCTGGGCGTGCAGATCCGCTACGAGACCGGCGCGACGGAACTGATCGTGGATGATTCCGGCCCCGAAGCCCGAGTGACCGGGGTGACGTGGAAGCGGTTCACCGAAACCGGTGCGATCAAAGCAAAGACGGTCATCATTGCCGCCGGGGGATTCGTGATGAACCCGGAGATGGTAGCCAAGTACACGCCGAAGCTGGCCGAGAAGCCGTTCGTGCTGGGCAACACCTACGACGACGGCCTCGGTATCCGGATGGGGGTATCGGCCGGTGGCGCCACCCAGCACATGGACCAGATCTTCATCACCGCTCCGCCGTACCCGCCGTCGATTCTCCTGACCGGGATCATCGTGAACAAGCTCGGGCAGCGGTTCGTCACCGAGGATTGCTACCACTCCCGCACGTCCGGATTCATCATGGACCAGCCAGACAGTGCCGCGTACTTGATCGTCGACGAGGCACACCTGGAACATCCGACGATGCCGCTGGTGCCACTGATCGACGGCTGGGAAACCGTCGCCGAAATGGAAGCGGCCCTTGGCATCCCAGAGGGCAACCTGGCCGCGACGCTGGACCGGTACAACGAGTTCGCCGCCAAGGGCGAGGACCCCGATTTCCACAAGCAGCCGGAATTCCTTGCGGCACAGGACAAAGGCCCTTGGGGCGCGTTCGACATGTCATTGGGCAAGGCCATGTACGCCGGATTCACAGTCGGTGGTCTGGCCACCTCCGTGGACGGTGAGGTGCGCCGCGCGGACGGGACCGTGATATCCGGCCTGTACGCGGTCGGGGCCTGTGCGTCCAACATCGCCCAGGACGGCAAGGGCTACGCCAGCGGCACCCAGCTGGGCGAGGGCTCGTTCTTCGGCCGCCGTGCCGGAACGCACGCGGCCCAACAGGCCGCGGGCGCGTAG